Proteins from a genomic interval of Candidatus Hydrogenedentota bacterium:
- the rsxC gene encoding electron transport complex subunit RsxC — translation MKRFLGFGSRKTFSHGVHPPEAKELTQAKAIRRLPFAPEFIIPLSQHTGAPARPIVREGQEVVRGEPIAEAGGFVSVPMHAPVSGVILKIGLARDVRGGMSPAIIVRQYPGASQEILYGTHVDVDTLAPAEIVKAVQNTGVVGLGGAAFPTHVKLAVPDNKRVDTIIVNGCECEPYLTTDHRIMLERAGDLFEGIRIVKRAMSAERVIIGVEHNKLDAVEHLRATKPAGLDVAIEVVEAKYPQGAEKMLSKALVNREVPSGKLPVDVGVAVFNVATLSQIGELLPRKQGLIERVVTVSGPSVSRPGNYLVALGTPLRFVLEQVGFDDPDAQFLFGGPMMGVSVGSVDVPVTKGVTGILVFPRGDSRLARDKKEFGCIKCGSCIQACPMHLNPSTLGLLAKKQEYDMMAEQYHLMDCFECGCCSYVCPSNIPLVQHFRVAKSVVRDRKVSAS, via the coding sequence ATGAAACGTTTTCTTGGGTTTGGCTCACGCAAGACCTTCTCGCACGGGGTGCATCCACCGGAAGCGAAGGAGCTGACCCAAGCGAAAGCGATACGCCGATTGCCATTTGCCCCGGAGTTCATCATTCCTCTTTCCCAACACACGGGCGCGCCCGCCCGCCCCATCGTGCGCGAAGGACAGGAAGTCGTGCGCGGCGAGCCGATCGCGGAAGCGGGCGGTTTCGTGTCGGTGCCGATGCATGCGCCGGTTTCGGGAGTCATTTTGAAGATTGGTCTTGCGAGGGATGTGCGCGGGGGAATGAGTCCCGCGATCATCGTTCGTCAGTATCCCGGAGCGAGCCAGGAGATACTCTACGGCACGCATGTGGATGTGGATACATTGGCGCCCGCTGAAATCGTCAAGGCGGTACAGAATACGGGCGTCGTGGGGTTGGGAGGCGCGGCGTTTCCCACCCACGTGAAGCTGGCAGTTCCTGACAACAAGCGTGTGGATACGATCATCGTCAACGGTTGCGAATGCGAGCCGTATTTGACGACCGACCATCGCATCATGCTGGAACGGGCCGGGGATCTATTTGAAGGCATCCGTATTGTGAAACGCGCGATGAGCGCGGAGCGCGTGATCATCGGCGTGGAACACAACAAGCTGGATGCGGTGGAGCATTTGCGCGCCACGAAGCCCGCGGGCCTGGATGTGGCCATCGAGGTCGTCGAGGCGAAGTATCCGCAGGGCGCCGAGAAGATGCTGTCGAAGGCGCTGGTAAATCGCGAGGTGCCGTCGGGGAAATTGCCGGTGGACGTGGGGGTCGCGGTGTTTAATGTCGCAACCCTTTCGCAGATTGGCGAGTTGCTTCCTCGAAAGCAGGGGCTGATCGAACGCGTCGTCACGGTGTCGGGTCCGTCGGTGAGTCGTCCGGGGAATTACCTGGTAGCGCTGGGAACACCGCTTCGGTTTGTGCTGGAACAAGTCGGGTTCGACGATCCCGACGCGCAGTTCCTTTTTGGCGGTCCGATGATGGGCGTCAGTGTGGGAAGCGTGGATGTGCCGGTGACCAAGGGCGTGACGGGTATTCTCGTGTTTCCGCGGGGTGATTCGCGATTGGCGCGGGACAAGAAGGAATTTGGCTGCATCAAGTGCGGGTCGTGTATCCAAGCATGTCCGATGCACTTGAATCCATCGACGTTGGGGCTTTTGGCAAAGAAACAGGAATATGACATGATGGCGGAGCAGTATCATCTGATGGATTGCTTCGAATGCGGATGCTGCTCGTACGTGTGTCCGTCGAACATTCCTCTTGTGCAGCATTTCCGGGTGGCGAAATCAGTTGTGCGCGATAGAAAGGTGTCGGCATCATGA
- a CDS encoding RnfABCDGE type electron transport complex subunit D: MSVEIRAIELNTSPHFKAKVSTDQIMLNVVYATMPLCAFAVFTFGLSAFLLIVTAPLACILTEHFFCRMSGKESTVGDYSALITGILLALTLPPGLPLWMAAVGGFVSIALGKMLFGGLGHNPFNPALVGRAFLQAAFPVAITTWSPSFWPSVWSPDRFLHVLLPTLSLPFMKAETAAGYIHPLSIDAFSGATPLTMMKFEHASTPISNLFFGMSPGSTGETSAFLILLCGAYLVYRGMMDWRIPVGVVSSAFLLSAGFYALSPDKYPPPFFTLCSGGLMLGAVFMASDMVGSPSTPLGVWIYAILIGTITVSIRVLGGLPEGVMYAILLGNALTPLINQYTQPRVYGTYRELRSK; the protein is encoded by the coding sequence ATGAGTGTAGAGATTCGCGCGATCGAGTTGAACACGTCGCCGCACTTCAAGGCGAAGGTAAGCACCGATCAGATCATGCTGAATGTGGTGTATGCCACGATGCCGTTGTGCGCATTTGCCGTGTTCACATTTGGCTTGAGCGCGTTTCTGCTGATTGTGACCGCGCCGCTCGCGTGCATCTTGACGGAGCACTTCTTCTGCCGCATGTCGGGCAAGGAATCGACGGTCGGCGACTATAGCGCGCTGATAACGGGAATCTTGCTCGCGTTGACTCTGCCGCCGGGCCTTCCGCTGTGGATGGCCGCCGTGGGCGGTTTTGTGTCCATCGCGTTGGGCAAGATGTTGTTTGGAGGGCTGGGACATAACCCGTTCAATCCGGCGCTTGTGGGCCGGGCCTTTCTACAGGCTGCGTTTCCGGTAGCAATCACCACGTGGAGTCCTTCGTTCTGGCCGTCGGTATGGTCGCCCGATCGATTTCTGCACGTGTTGCTGCCGACGCTCTCGCTGCCGTTCATGAAAGCCGAAACGGCCGCGGGATACATACATCCGCTGTCGATTGACGCCTTTTCGGGCGCGACTCCGTTAACCATGATGAAGTTCGAGCATGCGTCCACGCCGATCTCGAATTTGTTCTTTGGTATGTCACCGGGGTCGACGGGTGAAACGTCGGCCTTTCTGATTCTGTTGTGCGGCGCCTATCTTGTGTACCGTGGAATGATGGATTGGCGAATCCCGGTTGGGGTCGTATCGAGTGCGTTCTTGCTGAGCGCAGGGTTTTATGCGCTAAGCCCGGACAAGTATCCTCCCCCCTTCTTCACGCTGTGCTCAGGGGGGCTGATGTTGGGAGCGGTCTTCATGGCCTCCGACATGGTGGGTTCGCCGTCGACGCCGCTCGGAGTGTGGATCTATGCGATTCTGATTGGAACTATAACGGTTTCCATTCGGGTGTTGGGAGGATTGCCAGAAGGAGTCATGTACGCGATTCTGCTTGGGAACGCGTTGACTCCACTTATTAATCAGTATACTCAGCCGCGTGTATACGGAACGTATCGGGAGCTTCGCAGCAAATGA
- a CDS encoding FMN-binding protein, translating to MTADVERAVPPGKVDSGNSAQMIGVMTGVGTICGLLIVIVYQLTLSAILQNQATIVKESVFEVIPGAAAQAIFGVEASGQLTPLESPEGPLPKMYAGYDGSGKLLGIAIEGSGRGYADTVRVLYTYSPEKKAIIGFKVLDSRETPGLGDKIAYDQDFLKNFESLDAKLDAAGDKLANALVTVKHGSKSQPWQIDAISGATISSRTVGKILNSSAERFVPLIEKNLDMIVKAGSK from the coding sequence ATGACGGCGGACGTGGAACGGGCCGTGCCGCCTGGAAAGGTGGACTCGGGCAACAGCGCACAAATGATCGGAGTGATGACGGGCGTCGGCACGATTTGCGGATTGCTGATCGTGATTGTGTATCAGTTGACGCTGTCGGCGATCTTGCAGAATCAGGCCACCATTGTGAAGGAATCGGTATTCGAAGTGATTCCCGGGGCGGCCGCGCAAGCAATCTTTGGCGTGGAGGCAAGCGGGCAACTGACACCGCTGGAGTCGCCCGAGGGGCCGCTCCCGAAGATGTACGCGGGGTATGACGGTTCGGGAAAGCTGCTGGGGATTGCCATTGAGGGGAGTGGCAGAGGGTACGCGGACACGGTTCGCGTGCTGTACACGTATTCGCCGGAGAAGAAAGCCATCATTGGGTTCAAGGTGTTGGACAGCCGCGAGACGCCGGGGCTGGGCGACAAGATCGCGTACGACCAGGATTTCCTGAAGAACTTCGAAAGCCTCGACGCGAAGTTGGACGCGGCAGGCGATAAGCTCGCAAACGCGTTGGTAACGGTGAAGCACGGCAGCAAGTCGCAGCCGTGGCAGATTGACGCGATATCGGGGGCGACGATTTCGTCGAGGACGGTCGGGAAGATCTTGAATAGCAGTGCGGAGCGGTTTGTGCCTTTGATCGAGAAGAATCTGGATATGATTGTGAAGGCGGGATCGAAATGA